The DNA sequence GCACCAATAAACGGAAATGGAAATCTTTCCGGAAACCTATCGCTGCTGTTTATTTTTTTATCGGTTGGTCTGGTAGTTTTGGTGCTTTCCATCATCAATTTCCTGAATTTTTACGTGTCGTTGCAATACACCAAACTGAAGGAAATCGGAATAAAAAAGATCAATGGTGCCAGTTTCAACAACCTGCTGCGCTTTTCGTTGGCCGAGGTTTCGGTAAGTATTCTTATTTCGGTTGCCATTTCACTGGTGCTGTTCCTGATTTTTCTGCCCTTTGCCAACCAGCTTTTCCAGCGTAATCTGGAAGCAAGTTGGCTGTTACGCCCTGCTCTACTATCTGCATTAATACTCATTACCGCTGTAATTATCCTGATTAACAGTCTGGCGCCAATCTCTATATTATCCCGTTTCAATGCCAGTTCGTTTCTCACAAAAATGAAAATTGGTGGAAATCGCCAAACCGGTCGACGCATACTTACTTTAACACAATTTGCTGCATCCATTGTTTTGTTGGCGATCGTATTTTCGCTGAACAAGCAAATCTTGTATGCCAAACATGCCGATTTGGGTTTCAGTAAAGAACAATTACTACGTCTCAAATTACCTATTGGGTTTAAAAGTCAGGATGCCTTCAAGCAAAAGATAAAAGAATTACCGCTTTGCGAAAGTATATCGTTAAGCCGAGGGGTACCCGGTTCGGTTCATCTATACATGGGCGATGGAAAATCAGACAAATCAATTACCTATCAAAGCCTTTATGTTGACGAGGACTTTTTTAAAACCATGGGTATTACCATGAAGGCGGGCCGGACATTTCTCACTGGCGACATGGGGAATGCCTGTATCATGAATGAAGAAGCACTGAAGCAAAACGAATGGACGGATTTTGAAGGGAAACGGTTTATGAACGGCCGTGATGGTGGCTTTCAGGTGGTTGGCATAACTGCCGATTTCCACATCGAATCAATGCACACCAAGATAAAACCGGCTTGCCTGATAGCAGCTGCTAACGATAAGCACGACGACCTTAGGGATATTTCAATCAGGCTAACTCCCGGTAATTTAGGCCAACAAATGGATCAACTTAAACTAGCCTGGAAGTCTTTTATTCCGGACGAACCCATGAACTTTTCGTTTTACGATGAGCAATTTAATGCCATGTATCAGAAAGACGAACGACTGGGCAAAGCCATTGGAATTGCCTCGATTATTGCACTGGTCCTAACTTTTATGGGAATTCTTGGACAGGCATTCCAGATCAGCATGAACCGCACCAAGGAAATTGGAATCCGGAAAGTAAACGGCGCCAGAGTTTCCGACATACTTGCCTACATGAACAAAGATTTCCTAGTTTGGGTGGCCGTTTCGTTGGTTCTGGCTATTCCACTGACTATGTTCCTGATCAATAAATGGCTCGAAGACTTTGCCTATAAAACTGAAATTGGCTGGTTAACTTATTTCGCATCAGGCCTAATTATGCTGGTAACTGTAATTTCGACGGTTACCCTGCAAAGTTGGAAGGCAGCCACCCAAAACCCGGTGGAAGCACTGAGGCACGAATAGTCTGAATCAGGATTTACAGGATGAAATGATTAACAAGATTGAAGAAGATATGGAAAAGAAAATAGACGATGAATTGACATACAAGATCATTGGATGTGCAATGAAGGTTCACAATACGCTAGGAAATGGTTTTCAGGAAGTAATCTATCAACGTTGCCTTGCTATAGAATTGGAAAGAAACAACATTGAATTTGCACGGGAACAAGAGTTACCAATCTTTTATGAAGGTATTCATGTAGGAACAAGAAGGGCTGATTTTATTGTGGAAGGCAAAGTAATGGTTGAACTAAAAGCAATCATCAAACTCGAAGAAATTCATTTGGCACAAGCGCTGAATTACCTTACCGCTTACCAGATTGACAAAGGACTGCTAATTAATTTTGGCTCGACCAGCCTTGAAGTAAAACGATTATTCCGTAAACATTAACCGTAATCCTGAATATCCTTTAATCCGACGAATCCAGATTCAGACAACATTAAAACACACAATATGATACATTTAAGCAACATCGACAAGTATTACGATTCGAAGTTTCAACGGACTTTCGTGCTGAAAGCCGTTAATCTGGAAGTAAAAGAAGGTGAATTCCTGAGTATTATGGGACCCAGCGGCTCTGGAAAATCAACGCTGCTAAATATTATCGGACTGCTGGATGCCCCATCAGCCGGCGAATATTCGTTGTACTACAAATCGGTTCTCGACCTGAAGGAAAAAGCCAAGGTTGATTATCACCGTAATTTTATGGGATTCATCTTTCAGGCATACCACCTGATTGAAGAAATGACTGTGTATGAAAACATCGAAACTCCACTGATTTACAAAGGCGTAAAAAGTAAAGACCGACAGGCCATGGTAGCCGATTTGCTCGACCGTTTTAACATGGTGGCCAAAAAAGATTTGTTTCCGCAGCAACTTTCGGGCGGACAACAGCAATTGGTGGGCATTGCCCGTGCTATCATTGGCAAACCCAAGCTTTTGCTTGCCGATGAACCCACCGGGAACCTGCAATCGGTTCAGGGCGAAATGATCATGGAAACCCTTCAGCAACTGAATAACGAGGGAATGACCATCATCCAGGTAACCCACAATGAAAAGTTCGCCGAATACGGCAAGCGCATCATTCGGCTGGAAGATGGAATTATCAGGAAAGACGTTGCAAGCAAAATTGTTTTTTCGATATAAAAATGGTTTGGAACTTTGATTAATCTGGTTAAATGGATATTGCGATTTTTTGAACCAGAATAATCAGAGTCCATCGGTGAATAAAGGTTCATTCAATTATTTGGAAAACAAACGCCAAACAAATTCAAGCCATGCAAAACATTTTCAAATCAACCTATCGGAATTTCGTCCGGAAACCGGCAACCAACCTGATTAATCTTGTAGGATTGGCGGTTAGTTTGGCATTGGTAATTACCCTTTCGGTGTATTCGTATAGCGAACTGACTACTGATAATTATCACAAAAACGGCAAGCGCGTTTTTCTGTATTCAGATGTGAATAATCTACCGCGAATTTATACGCCCGGAGTGCTGAAAGACAATATCGATTTGAGTGTGCCGGGCGTTGAATCGACTGTTCGCATTGCCGGAACCTGGGAAGCGCCTGTATTCCAGGTTGCAGGTAAAGATCCCATCACGTCGGATCTGATTTTTGCCGATGAAGACTTTTTCAAACTCTTTACTTACAAAGTTGTTGAAGGCAATCCGGAGCTGGCACTGAAAGAACCGATGACAGTGGTGATCACCCAAAGCTTGTCGGAAAAGCTTTTCGGGAAAGAAACTGCGGTGGGAAAAAACCTGAAACTGAATAACGAAAACGAGCTTACCGTTAAGGCAGTGATTGAAGATCCAAAGGCCAATTCAAGCCTTTCGTTCAGTGCATTGACATCAATAGCCACACGAAAAGTAGTCATGCCCAACGAGGCCGAGTTTAAGGTGTGGCCATTCTGCCTTTTCCAAACCTTTGTTCTGTTGAAAGAGGGAACCAAACCAGACGAAACGGCCAAAAAGATTGCAGCTCTTTTCCCAAATGAGATGCGCACTAAAGAGTCGGCGGCACAACTAACGCCCATTAAAAAGCTTCACTTTTCGCAATTTGCCTTGTTTAGCGGCAATTACCTGCATTTCGGCGATCAGAAAAAAGTGATGGTATTGTTGCTGGTAGCAGCTTTGGTGCTCATTATAGCACTGGTCAACTTCATCAATATTTCAGCTTCGCAATGGATCGAACGAATCAGGCAAACTGGTGTGCTGAAAGTCAATGGGGCAAGCCGGTCGAACTTGCTTTTTCAGGTTATTTCAGAAGCATTTCTGTTTTTTCTGATCGCATTGTTTTTTGCCATCTTGCTGATTCGCATTTTTACGCCATACATCTGTAGTTACACCGGAATTCAGTTTAATACTGACCTGATTTCTTCGCCCGAATTTTTAGGCATCGCAGTGGCATCAACGCTGGCATTGAGTTTAATTTTCAGCATCATTCCAGGTCTTCGTATTTCGTCGTCAGACGCAATTGACAACCTTCGGCGGGCGGTTGAACTACGCACCAAAAATTCGATTTCAAGCGGAATTCTGGTGACTTCCCAATTTGCTATTGCCATCGTTTTAATTGCTTTCACGGTTTTGGTGCAGAAACAGGTTAACTTCGGAAGCAGTAACCTAGGCATCAATCAGGACAATGTCATCGGAATCAGGTTAACTCCCGAACTGATGGGCAAAAGGGATGTTCTGAAGAAAATGCTTCTTGAAAAACCTTCCGTAGGAAAAATCTCCTTTTCGCAATATTATCCGGGCCAGCCACTTTCGTATTGGGAAACCAAAATGGATGCTGCAGGCGAACCCAAACAACTGAGTTACGACACCTTTGGAGCCGATGCCGGTTTTTTCGAAACAATGGGATTGCAGCTGATTTCAGGACGCCTTTATTCCGAAGATCTTTCGACCGATGCCGATAAAGTGGTGGTAAACGAAAGCTTTGCCCGCGAGAATAAACTGCAAAACCCACTGGGGGTTAAATTTTTCAGCATGAACGGCAGCGTTTGCGAAATCATTGGCGTGATCAAAGATTTTCATTACAAGCCCGTTAATAAGCCTATTTTGCCCTTGGCCATCCGTAACGAACCGTTTGCCTCCTACTGCCTGCTAAACCTTCAGACATCGGATTATTCGGCATTGAACAACACCATTCAGGACATCAAAAAAAGCGCCACTGGGTTGTCTCCTTCATTTCCGGTGGAAATCAGTTTTCTTGATCAAGCTATCGAAAATTTGTATCAATCGGAATTGCAGTTCCGACGCACTTTCTCGCTGTTTGCCGGGTGTGCCATCGTGATTTGTTGCCTGGGCATTTTGGCTATGTCGCTGTTTGCCTGTCAGCGCCGGATCAAGGAAATCGGTATCCGCAAAGTGAACGGAGCGACAATTTCAGAAGTAATGACGATGCTAAACCGCGACTTTGTGAAATGGGTTTTAATCGCATTTTTAATTGCAACTCCTGTCGCTTGGTTTGTAATGAACAAATGGCTCGAAAGTTTCGCCTACAAAACCGAATTAAGCTGGTGGATTTTTGCGCTTTCCGGAGTTTTAGCGTTAGGAATTGCACTCCTTACGGTTAGCTTGCAAAGCTGGAAAGCAGCTACAAGAAATCCGGTGGAGGCGCTGAGGTATGAATAGTTTTTTATTCTTACGGAGCAGGTAACAAAATATTCATAGAAACAAATTATGAAAACAGAGCAACTTAAAATCGCGAAAGCAATCTCTTTCATTGGCCATCCATTGCTGACGATGCCATTATTTGTCGCGGTAATGATGTTTGTATTTGAAGATTTTGAAAAAGCTCTGCTAAATTCAGCATTGATTATTGGGTGTATTTTTCTGCCCTTGTTTCTGCGGATGTATATCAAATCAAGAAATGGAACCTACACCAATTTTGATGTCTCAGACCGGATACAACGCAAAACGCTGTTCACGTTTATTATCCCGTTAATGATTGTTGTAACAGTTATTTCATTCAAGACCAGTGCGGCTTCAAACTTCAGTTTAAGCATATTGTTTGGAACCATACTTGTTTTTATTTCGCAGATTATCAATTTGTTTGTAAAGAGTTCCCTTCATGTATCCCTGAATATTTACCTCTCTGCGCTGGTTCTGACAGCTGATTTCCGAATCGGGATTGCTGTTTTTCTGTTCTCGGGATTAATCGCATGGTCGAGAGTTGCATTGGGACGGCATACCTGGAATGAAGTGATATTTGGTTATTGCATCGGACTTATAATAAGTGCAACGATGCTTTACGCTGAAGGATTTATAAACCAATTAACAAAGCAATAAGCTAAATATCTGATTAATACGAAATTTTGTCAAATAAAGTAAATTCTCGAGATCTAAAAACATGCTTAAACATTACATCAAAATAGCATTCCGGAATCTATTCAGGCAAAAACGACTTGCTCTGATTAATATATTGGGACTATCTATTGGACTCGCTTGTTTCAGCTTGTTTTCGCTGTACACCGTAAATGAGTTTAGTTACGACCGTTTTAACGCCAAGGCCTCGCGCATTTACCGTGTTTACGACTGGTGGTCCTTCAGCGACCGCCAGGGAAGCGAGCCATCATCGGCCACTCCGCTCGGACCAGCCATGAAGCAGGACTTATCAGGCGTAGAAGATTTTGTAAGAATTAAACCTACAGGCGATAAGCTCATTCGTATCGGGAATCGAATCCATACTATCGACGTATCGTTTGCCGATCCACAGTTGTTCTCGATTTTTACATTTCCTCTCATTACAGGAAATACTGCCACAGCTTTGGAATCACCCCGAAGCATAGTACTCACCCGTACTAAAGCCATCCAACTATTTGGCAGAACCGATGTAGTAGGAAGAACCGTTGAAATCAAAAACGGCGATCAGTTCGAACCCTTTGTTATTGGGGCAGTGGCCGAAAACATTCCGGTTAACTCAAGTATTCAATTCGATATTCTTGGTAATTTCGATTACATCCTGAACACTGAATATGGTAGAGCCAGCCTTAGCGACTGGAATATGACCATTGGTATTTCGGTGTACGTACTGCTACACGAAAACAGTAACCTGATGAACGACCCGGCTCGTATATCCGCTTTCAGGCACAACTATTTTCCGGGTGAAACTGAGCGAAATAAAGATGGCAGTCCAACCAACGGGTTTGGTTTTCAGTCATTAACTGATGTTCATACCGGCGTCAACATTGATAAATGGGGAGCCTCCGATCCGAAGAACAGCTGGATACTGATGAGCATAGCTATTGGCATATTAATCATTGCATGCATCAATTTTATCACCCTGGCTATCAGCCGGTCAGCCGGTCGATCAAAAGAAGTCGGAATCAGGAAAGTTACA is a window from the Aquipluma nitroreducens genome containing:
- a CDS encoding ABC transporter permease; its protein translation is MNLHNIKLAIRNLKKHKLYSVLSITGFSVGFAVCIFIALFVYNELSMDKSFPESKNIVRVYDPKENNCNLDIVLNQQFKEKYPEIRFACPLEQLSDVEIAAKSGMNFTRFTGLISTTNDFFNVFPVKTISSVGSLPFEGKEAILITRSFAKILFPNEDPLGKPITVFDFIKGKITGVIEDFPKSSSIQAKVLINAENPDFLLSQSCNDGRCWNPINHFLVLQPQTELAELAKKMTTDIPKDHPEIKAIALQKLTDIYLSAPINGNGNLSGNLSLLFIFLSVGLVVLVLSIINFLNFYVSLQYTKLKEIGIKKINGASFNNLLRFSLAEVSVSILISVAISLVLFLIFLPFANQLFQRNLEASWLLRPALLSALILITAVIILINSLAPISILSRFNASSFLTKMKIGGNRQTGRRILTLTQFAASIVLLAIVFSLNKQILYAKHADLGFSKEQLLRLKLPIGFKSQDAFKQKIKELPLCESISLSRGVPGSVHLYMGDGKSDKSITYQSLYVDEDFFKTMGITMKAGRTFLTGDMGNACIMNEEALKQNEWTDFEGKRFMNGRDGGFQVVGITADFHIESMHTKIKPACLIAAANDKHDDLRDISIRLTPGNLGQQMDQLKLAWKSFIPDEPMNFSFYDEQFNAMYQKDERLGKAIGIASIIALVLTFMGILGQAFQISMNRTKEIGIRKVNGARVSDILAYMNKDFLVWVAVSLVLAIPLTMFLINKWLEDFAYKTEIGWLTYFASGLIMLVTVISTVTLQSWKAATQNPVEALRHE
- a CDS encoding GxxExxY protein, with the protein product MEKKIDDELTYKIIGCAMKVHNTLGNGFQEVIYQRCLAIELERNNIEFAREQELPIFYEGIHVGTRRADFIVEGKVMVELKAIIKLEEIHLAQALNYLTAYQIDKGLLINFGSTSLEVKRLFRKH
- a CDS encoding ABC transporter ATP-binding protein; translated protein: MIHLSNIDKYYDSKFQRTFVLKAVNLEVKEGEFLSIMGPSGSGKSTLLNIIGLLDAPSAGEYSLYYKSVLDLKEKAKVDYHRNFMGFIFQAYHLIEEMTVYENIETPLIYKGVKSKDRQAMVADLLDRFNMVAKKDLFPQQLSGGQQQLVGIARAIIGKPKLLLADEPTGNLQSVQGEMIMETLQQLNNEGMTIIQVTHNEKFAEYGKRIIRLEDGIIRKDVASKIVFSI
- a CDS encoding ABC transporter permease, with translation MQNIFKSTYRNFVRKPATNLINLVGLAVSLALVITLSVYSYSELTTDNYHKNGKRVFLYSDVNNLPRIYTPGVLKDNIDLSVPGVESTVRIAGTWEAPVFQVAGKDPITSDLIFADEDFFKLFTYKVVEGNPELALKEPMTVVITQSLSEKLFGKETAVGKNLKLNNENELTVKAVIEDPKANSSLSFSALTSIATRKVVMPNEAEFKVWPFCLFQTFVLLKEGTKPDETAKKIAALFPNEMRTKESAAQLTPIKKLHFSQFALFSGNYLHFGDQKKVMVLLLVAALVLIIALVNFINISASQWIERIRQTGVLKVNGASRSNLLFQVISEAFLFFLIALFFAILLIRIFTPYICSYTGIQFNTDLISSPEFLGIAVASTLALSLIFSIIPGLRISSSDAIDNLRRAVELRTKNSISSGILVTSQFAIAIVLIAFTVLVQKQVNFGSSNLGINQDNVIGIRLTPELMGKRDVLKKMLLEKPSVGKISFSQYYPGQPLSYWETKMDAAGEPKQLSYDTFGADAGFFETMGLQLISGRLYSEDLSTDADKVVVNESFARENKLQNPLGVKFFSMNGSVCEIIGVIKDFHYKPVNKPILPLAIRNEPFASYCLLNLQTSDYSALNNTIQDIKKSATGLSPSFPVEISFLDQAIENLYQSELQFRRTFSLFAGCAIVICCLGILAMSLFACQRRIKEIGIRKVNGATISEVMTMLNRDFVKWVLIAFLIATPVAWFVMNKWLESFAYKTELSWWIFALSGVLALGIALLTVSLQSWKAATRNPVEALRYE
- a CDS encoding phosphatase PAP2 family protein, producing MKTEQLKIAKAISFIGHPLLTMPLFVAVMMFVFEDFEKALLNSALIIGCIFLPLFLRMYIKSRNGTYTNFDVSDRIQRKTLFTFIIPLMIVVTVISFKTSAASNFSLSILFGTILVFISQIINLFVKSSLHVSLNIYLSALVLTADFRIGIAVFLFSGLIAWSRVALGRHTWNEVIFGYCIGLIISATMLYAEGFINQLTKQ